The Medicago truncatula cultivar Jemalong A17 chromosome 4, MtrunA17r5.0-ANR, whole genome shotgun sequence genome includes a region encoding these proteins:
- the LOC11440109 gene encoding integrator complex subunit 3 codes for MVPNLTLTAPHEAENQIEISLKQSLQSLQPSLKPPFSLTIPNPDEYIQLNHAILHAILTQPHFSKTHVKHLHAIITDGYATFLNLLFNIVHHLYPKLLGSVKHQLIWVTDEMIQVSGIGYDALLISLLRQIVGGDFSDDNLWLCEKLVTLLLDKWDCLLEEMPHVLCSGLYVFLRVLADHCRVNGEKFESLKRLEVHFCVKIVREEFHLCMKIGRDFIRLLQDLVHVPEFKSIWKDLMLNPSSFNTLGFSGVSQIYLTRTSSRYALLRITPAMETQLRFLLTHVKLGNQKRHLMWFARKFLNEPDKETVVVDIVRFICCAHHPPNEIIQSDIVPRWAVIGWLLTTFRKKSCVEANAKLALFYDWLFFDEKVDNIMNIEPAILLMVHSITQYVEMTNTLLEFLLLLVDNYDMEHKDIIVKGVSLAFRFLESKGVIQSLDILTSCPTLSPSLKEGLSRLLSSGKPESSKEFLPDCNFGLKTGVFVEELLMVIGYS; via the exons ATGGTTCCGAACCTGACCCTGACTGCACCTCACGAAGCTGAAAACCAAATCGAAATCTCTCTCAAACAATCCCTCCAATCTCTTCAACCTTCCTTAAAACCACCCTTCTCCTTAACCATTCCAAATCCCGACGAATACATTCAACTCAACCACGCTATCCTTCACGCCATTCTCACCCAACCCCATTTCTCCAAAACCCATGTCAAACACTTACACGCCATAATCACCGACGGTTACGCCACCTTCCTCAACCTCCTCTTCAATATCGTCCACCACCTCTACCCCAAACTTCTTGGTTCGGTGAAACATCAACTTATTTGGGTCACCGATGAAATGATTCAAGTCTCGGGGATTGGCTATGATGCTTTATTGATATCCCTTTTGAGACAAATTGTTGGTGGTGATTTCAGTGATGATAATTTATGGCTTTGTGAGAAGTTGGTGACACTTTTATTAGATAAATGGGATTGTTTATTAGAAGAAATGCCACATGTTTTGTGTAGTGGTTTGTACGTGTTTCTTCGAGTTTTGGCTGATCATTGTAGGGTGAATGGTGAAAAGTTTGAGTCTTTGAAGCGTTTGGAGGTTCATTTCTGTGTGAAGATAGTGAGGGAAGAGTTTCATTTATGTATGAAAATTGGGAGGGATTTTATTCGGTTGTTGCAGGATTTGGTTCATGTTCCTGAGTTTAAGTCTATATGGAAGGATTTAATGCTGAATCCATCTAGTTTTAATACTTTAGGATTTAGTGGTGTTTCTCAGATTTATTTAACTAGGACTTCGAGTAGGTATGCTTTGCTTAGGATCACTCCTGCAATGGAGACACAATTGCGGTTTTTGCTTACTCACGTGAAATTGGGGAATCAAAAGAGGCATTTGATGTGGTTTGCAAGGAAATTTTTAAACGAGCCTGATAAAGAGACTGTTGTAGTTGATATAGTTAGGTTTATATGCTGTGCACACCATCCACCAAACGAGATTATTCAGTCTGATATAGTTCCAAGATGGGCTGTTATTGGTTGGCTTTTGACAACTTTTAGGAAGAAGAGTTGTGTTGAGGCCAATGCAAAACTGGCTTTGTTTTATGATTGGCtcttttttgatgaaaaagttGATAATATTATGAACATAGAACCTGCTATTTTGTTGATGGTGCATTCTATTACCCAATATGTGGAGATGACCAACACTCTTCTTGAGTTTTTGTTACTTCTTGTTGACAACTATGATATGGAACATAAGGATATCATTGTTAAAGGTGTCTCATTGGCTTTTCGATTTCTTGAAAGCAAAGGTGTGATTCAGTCGCTTGATATTTTGACTTCTTGTCCTACATTGTCCCCTTCACTAAAAGAGGGCTTGAGTAGGCTATTATCATCTGGAAAGCCTGAAAGCTCCAAAGAATTTCTTCCAG ATTGTAACTTTGGGTTGAAAACTGGAGTTTTTGTGGAGGAATTGTTAATGGTCATTGGATATTCTTGA